In Syntrophorhabdus sp., the sequence GTGAAGCTCAACAGCACACCCCTGAAAGAGACGGCGTTCCTCGATGCCGCTGCTCCGGACTTCCGTTTCATAGCCTACCACGTCACCGCCGTGGATGCCGAGGGGAACGAGAGCGAGCCGTCCCAGGAATCGATAATCCAGAAAGAGTGAGACCATGGACTATTTTGAGTATCGCAATGGAGAGCTGTTCTGTGAAGATGTTCCCGTGAAGGCCGTGGCCAGGAAGGTGGGTACCCCTTTCTACCTTTACAGCTACGGGACCTTTGAAAGGCATTTCCGGGTCTTCGATGGGGCCTTTGGAGAGATGCCCCACATGGTCTGCTATTCCCTCAAGGCGAACCCGAACGGCGCTCTTTTGAGGACCGTCGCCAGGCTGGGAGGGGGTGCCGACATAGTGTCCGGCGGTGAGCTGTACCGCGCGCTCGAGGCCGGGATACCGGCGGAGAGGATCGTCTACTCCGGCGTGGGAAAGAGCGGCGAGGAGCTTCGTTACGCCATAGACGCCGGCATCCGAATGATCAACATCGAATCCGAGGGCGAGCTTCGCCTGCTTGCGAAGATTTCCCGGAAGATGAAGAAGAGGGTCCCCGTCTCGGTCCGCGTCAATCCGGAGATCGATCCGAAGACCCATCCCTACATCACGACGGGCCTCAAGAAGAACAAGTTCGGCGTGCTCTGGGGAGACGCGCTCAGGCTTTACCGCGATATGGCGGCGGAGGAGTACCTTGCGCCCATCGGCATCTCGTCGCACATCGGTTCACAGATCCTCGAACTCGGCCCCTTCATCGAGGCCGTGACGTCCTTAAAGGGGATGATCCTCGAGCTTAGAGGGCAGGGGATCTCCGTCGAGATGCTGGATATCGGCGGCGGCCTGGGCATCACATACAAGGATGAGCTCCCGCCCGACCCCGCCCAGTATG encodes:
- the lysA gene encoding diaminopimelate decarboxylase, with product MDYFEYRNGELFCEDVPVKAVARKVGTPFYLYSYGTFERHFRVFDGAFGEMPHMVCYSLKANPNGALLRTVARLGGGADIVSGGELYRALEAGIPAERIVYSGVGKSGEELRYAIDAGIRMINIESEGELRLLAKISRKMKKRVPVSVRVNPEIDPKTHPYITTGLKKNKFGVLWGDALRLYRDMAAEEYLAPIGISSHIGSQILELGPFIEAVTSLKGMILELRGQGISVEMLDIGGGLGITYKDELPPDPAQYARAIRENLGDTGVTLILEPGRVIVGNSGIFVTRVLYVKGTAGKTFYIVDGAMNDLVRPSLYNAYHEILPVEEGNAKTEVVDLVGPVCESGDFFAKDRELASMKEGGLVAIKGAGAYGFAMSSNYNSRRRAAEVLVKGGEFFVVRRRETYRDLRRLERTPHFLEV